A genomic segment from Leptolyngbya boryana PCC 6306 encodes:
- a CDS encoding UDP-glucose dehydrogenase family protein, whose product MRVCVIGTGYVGLVTGACLSHIGHHVICVDNNEAKVKLMQAGQSPIFEPGLSEIMQSSIQSGRLEFTTDIAAGVEHGEILFIAVGTPALPNGESDTRYVEAVARGIGSNLKGGYKVIVNKSTVPIGSGDWVRMIVLDGIAERQKAEAQPVLATAGGGVDEVMPSAVTGDYDFDVVSNPEFLREGSAVFDTFNPDRIVLGSNNNDRPIKLMKELYAPIVERQFAEVKSVPPVPVVVTDLSSAEMIKYAANAFLATKISFINEVANICDRVGADVSQVAKGIGLDSRIGSKFLQAGLGWGGSCFPKDVSALIHTADDYGYETQLLKAAVSVNERQRLIVVEKLQQALKILKGKTIGLLGLTFKPDTDDLRDAPALNVIENLARLGAKVKAYDPIISQTGMRHGLSDVIVETDAERLADGCDALALITEWEQFLSLDYIKMAKLMNTPILIDGRNFLNQPVMEEAGFRYIGIGR is encoded by the coding sequence ATGCGCGTTTGCGTTATTGGAACAGGCTACGTAGGTTTGGTAACAGGTGCTTGCCTTTCGCATATTGGTCATCATGTCATTTGCGTAGACAACAACGAAGCAAAAGTCAAGTTGATGCAGGCGGGACAGTCCCCAATTTTTGAACCCGGATTGTCTGAAATCATGCAGTCGTCCATTCAGTCTGGACGCTTGGAATTTACCACTGATATCGCAGCGGGTGTTGAACATGGCGAAATTTTATTTATTGCGGTTGGCACGCCTGCATTACCAAACGGGGAAAGTGATACCCGCTATGTTGAAGCAGTAGCCCGGGGCATCGGCTCAAACCTCAAAGGCGGCTATAAGGTGATTGTGAATAAGTCTACGGTTCCGATTGGATCGGGTGACTGGGTGAGAATGATCGTGCTTGATGGCATCGCGGAGCGTCAAAAGGCTGAAGCACAGCCTGTCCTCGCGACAGCGGGCGGCGGAGTGGATGAAGTCATGCCCAGTGCAGTAACAGGCGACTATGATTTCGATGTCGTCAGTAATCCTGAATTCTTACGCGAAGGTTCGGCTGTATTTGACACGTTCAACCCCGATCGTATTGTCTTAGGCAGCAATAACAACGATCGTCCAATCAAATTGATGAAAGAACTCTATGCTCCGATCGTAGAGCGTCAATTTGCAGAAGTTAAATCTGTGCCTCCAGTTCCCGTGGTTGTGACGGATCTCAGTTCAGCTGAAATGATCAAATATGCAGCGAATGCATTTTTGGCAACCAAAATCAGCTTTATCAACGAAGTGGCGAATATCTGCGATCGCGTTGGGGCAGATGTGAGCCAGGTTGCGAAAGGCATCGGTTTAGATTCTCGGATCGGCAGCAAATTCCTTCAAGCAGGTCTCGGTTGGGGTGGATCTTGCTTCCCGAAAGATGTCTCGGCATTGATTCACACCGCTGATGATTATGGTTACGAAACTCAACTGCTCAAGGCTGCAGTGAGTGTCAACGAGCGTCAACGGTTGATCGTGGTTGAGAAGCTGCAGCAAGCTTTGAAAATCTTGAAAGGAAAAACGATCGGCTTACTGGGCTTGACCTTCAAACCGGACACCGATGATTTGCGTGATGCTCCTGCATTGAATGTGATTGAGAACTTGGCTCGGCTCGGTGCAAAAGTGAAGGCATACGATCCGATTATTTCTCAGACCGGAATGCGTCATGGTCTTTCGGATGTGATCGTCGAAACCGATGCAGAGCGCTTAGCCGATGGCTGTGATGCACTCGCTCTGATTACCGAGTGGGAACAGTTCCTCAGTCTCGACTACATCAAGATGGCAAAACTGATGAACACCCCAATTTTGATCGATGGTCGGAACTTCCTCAACCAACCTGTGATGGAGGAAGCAGGCTTCCGTTACATCGGTATCGGTCGCTAA
- a CDS encoding UDP-glucuronic acid decarboxylase family protein — MRILVTGGAGFIGSHLIDRLMNTGHEVLCLDNFYTGHKRNIQHWLGNPNFELIRHDITEPIRLEVDQIYHLACPASPVHYQYNPVKTVKINVMGTLNMLGLAKRVKARFLLASTSEVYGDPEVHPQTEEYRGNVNPIGIRSCYDEGKRVAETLAFDYHRQNDVDIRVARIFNTYGPRMLENDGRVVSNLVVQALRGIPLTVYGDGSQTRSFCYVSDLVDGLYRLMNGDFIGPVNLGNPGEYTILQLAQTVQDMVNPEAALKFEPLPQDDPRRRKPDITRAQTHLGWQPTISLRDGLERTIADFRSRIEASEAQSQLDAASITTH; from the coding sequence ATGCGAATTCTTGTCACTGGTGGTGCGGGTTTTATTGGCTCTCACTTAATCGATCGCCTCATGAACACAGGTCATGAAGTGCTTTGCTTGGATAACTTTTATACCGGACATAAACGCAATATTCAACATTGGCTAGGAAATCCCAATTTTGAATTGATCCGTCACGATATTACAGAACCGATTCGGCTCGAAGTTGATCAGATCTATCACTTGGCATGTCCTGCCTCACCCGTTCATTACCAGTACAATCCAGTCAAAACTGTCAAAATCAACGTGATGGGCACGCTCAACATGCTGGGATTGGCGAAGCGTGTCAAGGCAAGATTTCTGCTGGCATCCACTTCAGAAGTCTACGGCGACCCAGAAGTGCATCCTCAAACGGAAGAATATCGGGGTAACGTCAACCCGATCGGGATTCGCAGCTGCTACGACGAAGGGAAACGAGTCGCGGAAACCCTTGCCTTTGATTATCATCGCCAAAACGATGTTGATATCCGTGTTGCCAGAATTTTCAATACCTATGGGCCTCGAATGCTCGAAAACGACGGTCGCGTTGTCAGCAATCTGGTCGTTCAAGCACTGCGTGGGATTCCCTTAACAGTTTACGGAGATGGATCTCAGACTCGCAGCTTCTGCTATGTCTCCGACCTCGTAGACGGACTTTATCGCTTGATGAATGGTGACTTTATTGGGCCTGTGAACCTGGGTAACCCAGGCGAGTATACAATTTTACAGCTCGCGCAAACGGTTCAGGATATGGTCAATCCTGAAGCTGCGTTGAAATTTGAGCCACTGCCGCAAGATGATCCGCGTCGTCGCAAGCCGGACATCACTCGTGCTCAAACGCACCTAGGTTGGCAACCGACAATCTCGCTGAGAGACGGATTAGAGCGTACGATCGCAGATTTTCGCAGCCGTATTGAAGCTTCCGAAGCACAATCTCAATTGGATGCGGCTAGCATCACCACGCATTAA